The window TCGGCCAGCTTTTCACTCCCCGCTATTGGGTTCGTTGCTGGATTTTTAATGGGTGGCCCCATTGGTGCAGCATTGCTCGGAATCTTTGGATTCGTAGCCGGGATACGGTTAGATAAGATCGATGAATTGGAACGTGGAATTGAACAATTGAAAGACTAACTAATGGCACCACACACGGCCGAAACGCTCAGTGGCGAGCGTGGGTCAGTCAAGCACGTGCTTCCCCTGAGTGTTCGACTGCTACAGTAGAGATGCCTACAGTTTCGGGTGTGGTTTTCGGGCAGCAGACTTACTCGAGTGTGTCGGAATTGAACAGGCAGTGAATCTCGAGTGGCACTAACGAATGGCCGCACAGCGGTCATTCGACCCCTTTCTTCTGCGTCGTGAAAATGGAACCGCGGTCGCAGCAAAGCTTCTCCCTGCTCCCATTTTCATTCCTCGCTCGCCACGGTCGCTCCGCTCCCTCGGTTGCTTCGTTGTGAAAATGGAACCGCCGAGATTGAGCAAACCCGCAGGGTTTGCGATGTACGGCGGTCTCACGAGTGAACGAGCGCAGCGAGTGAATGAAGTGGGACCGCCGAGAGTCGAACTCGAGTCCTACGGACCCCATCCGCAGAGGATACCACTACCCCACGGTCCCGCATTCTGACCGATGGGCGTCCGGCGTTTAAGCGTATCGCTTCACGAACGGGGTGTGACGAGGTCACCTTCGTCACGAATCGCCAGACTCGAGACCGGATCGTTCTCGTAGGTCACCGGCGAGCGCCACCCCAGGACGTACCCATCGTGGGGTGCCGAAAGCGTCTCGACGCAATCCCCGTGAGGCGACACCACATCGGCAACCGCCTCCTCGGCCTCGAACGCGGTTCCGGTCTCGATCTGAGGTCGACAGATACCCACCGACTCGGCACGCGGCCCGACGAACCGCCTGACGGGGAACGACACCGGCGACTCGAACCCTGGATCGGCCCCCGCTATCGATTCGGGAACCGACGGCAGCATCTCGAGGTGCCTCATCGCTCGGTAGACAGCGGCTACGCCGGCCGCACGACTCCCTTCCTCGATCGCATCGTGCCCGCCCAGCTCGAGCGTCAACGCGGGAATCCCTGCCTCGTTGAGCACGGCACCGGCGGTCGAGCGGTGGAGATTACGGTCGGCGTACTCCTCGGCGGGGTACTCGTTGACCAGCGGGAGTTCCGTCGCTCGAGCAAGGCCGTCGAGTCGGCCGGCCAGGTCGCGGGCCGCCGCTTCGTCGCGATGGGTGCCGTAGAGGACGCGGTCGCGGATGACGAACGGCACGGAGCCCACCTGGGCGGTGTGCAGATCCAGCAGGGCGTCCGCGGAGTCGACGATTTCCTCGTACAGCCGCTCGTCGATCAGTTCCTGCACTCGCTTCCCGGTCGTATCCGCCGCATCGGCCGCCGGGAAAAACCGATTGGGATCGTCGTCGTGATACGAGGAGGTACGCTCGAGCCGCCTGATCCCGGAGGGGTTGCACATGGGAACGCAGACGACGGTGCCCCGTAACCCATCGGGAACGCCGTTGGTGAGGACGTCCTGCACCGCGGCCACGCCCGTCATCTCGTTCCCGTGGATGCCGCCGGTGATCCACAGCGTCGGCCCATCGCCTTCGCCGCGAGCGACCACGACGGGCAGGCGTTCAGCTCCACCGGTCGGTAGTGTCGTGACTTCGAGATAGCCGGTGGTTCGCGTCCCTGATTCGCACTGTACTGAACCAATCTTCATACCCGATTTCACGGACGGGGGTATCGAAATGGTACCGACTCGAGTCCGCTGTAGTCACGCTGACACTGGTACCGACTCGAGGGTCTGTGGGTACGCCGGAAGAAACGGACTCGAGGGGCTGTCGGTACTCCGGAAGAAACGGACTCGAAGATTCTACGGTCACTCCGAATCGATTCGGCGGGCGTGATCGGCATCGTCCACGGCACCAGCCTGGTCGCTCGGGTCGCCAGCGACGGCGGGTCTGATCTCGACGTCGAAGCGGGCACCACCCTGTTCGCTCTCGGCGATCATCACGTCCCAGCCGTGAGCCTCCGCGACTTCGGTAACGATCGCCAGTCCAAACCCTGTGCCTTCTGGATGGGTCGTGTAGCCAGACTCGAGCACTGATGACCGTTCCTCCGGTGGAATCCCTGGCCCGTTGTCGGCGACGTAAAATCCCGTTTCGGTCACGCCGACGGTCACGGTGACGTCCTCGCCAACGTGTTCGATCGCGTTCCGAAAGAGGTTCTCGAAGAAAACGAGCACCCGGTTCTCGTCGGCCATCACCGTCGGTAACGTGCCCTCGATCTCGATCCCGAGATCCGGGTCGACGGTGCGTCCGGCCTGCCGGACGACGTCCTCGAGAGCGAGGGACTCGGGATCGGTGAGGTTTCGGCCGCTTCGGGCGAGGGCGAGCACGTCGTCGATGAGTTCGTCCATCCGCTCGAGCGCCCACTCGATCTCCTCGAGGGAGTCAGTGATGCCCATATCGTCGGTCGCCCGGTCGGCGATCAGATCGAGGTGTCCCGTCGCGAGCGTGAGCGGGTTTCTGAGGTCGTGGGAGACCGTCCCGGCGAACTCCTCGAGTCGTTCGTTCTGGCGTTCGAGTTCCTGGCGACGTGCGTCCAGTTCGCTCTCGCGTTCGGCTCGTTCGATTGCCGCCTCGACGTTCGCCGCGAGGATGTTCGCGAGCGCGAGTGATTCCTCGTCGAAGTCGTTGCGGTCGACCGACGCGACCAACAAGAGGCCGTACTCGCCGAGGGGAAGGTGTGCTTCGCTTCGAATTGGCGTCTCCGGGTTCTGTACTCCGTTCTGATACCGGACGTCGCCGTGGGCAATCGGCTGTCCAGCCTCGTAGGCATCCCAGGCGAGCCCGCCATTGCGCTCGATAATCGGTGGCTCGCCGAACAGCTCGCGAACACCCTCCGAGACCGCGACCGGAACCAGACCGTCGACTTCGGGATCGTATCGGTGAATCCCGTTGAGCTGGTAATCGAGGATTTCGTCGGCGATGTCACACCCAACTCTGGCGACCTCGTCGGCGTTTGCCGCGGCCATGAGTCGGCGGGTACCGTCGTGCAACGCTCGGATTCGTTGTTCCCGTTCCTTTCGGTCGCCGATGTCGCGAATCACGCCGACGCTTTTGATGAGGGTACCCTCTTCGTCGGCAATCGGTGCGATGTTCGCCTCGGCGACGTGTTCTTCCCCATCGGTGCTGGTAAAGGTGAGTTCGAACGTCCCCCACGTGCGCTCGTCGTCGTCGATGATTTCGTACAGTATCTGTTGGCCACGTGCGACCGCCTCTTGTGGCATGAATTCGAGGGGGTGTGCACCGATCACCGCCTCGCGGGTCGTCCCGACGGCGTCGATCATCGCGTCGTTTGCCACTTCGATCGTCCCATCGGTATCGAGAATGTACATCGGATCACCGACCGTTTCGACGAGCGTCCGATACTGCTCGAGTTCGGTCTCCCACCGTTTTTGCTCGGTGATGTCGGTGTAAATGGCGTATTCGTAAACCGTATCGTCGAGTTCGACCGCGAAGCCGCGAGCGAAGAACTCCCGGGGGCCGTTTGCCGTCTGGCGAGTGACTTCGGCGGAAATGACTTCGCCGACACCGACTGTGTCGTAGACGTCGACCGCTTCGATGCCGTCCGGTAACACGTGTTCGTCGAGCTTGTCGCCGATCACCTCGGAGCGATCGTAGCCGAAGAGTCGTTCGAAGGCGGGGTTGACGTCGACGATGGTGTCCGATCCCGCCGTCCCCAGGAAGGCGACGGCGTCCGGCACGTTCTCGAACAACGCGGCGAATCGGTCTCGCTCGCGACGAACCGCCTTCTCGGATCGGATCCGGGAAATCGCAGCGGTGACGTGTGCGGCGAGTAACTCGGCGAGGGTTCGATCGCGTTCGGTGAACGACGCCGGATCCGTGGCTGCCGCCTGCAACACGCCGAACGAGCCAACGGGGACGCTGACCCCCGAACGAATTCGTTCGTCGACCGGTTTCGCCTCCGCACCGGTGTCGACGTGGTGGACGATCGAGGACTCCCCGGATCGATAGGTGCTTCCGACCACGCCTTCGCTCACCTCGAACGATTTCGACAGTTCCGACACGATCTCGCCAGCAACGGCGGCGGGGCGTAATTGACCGTCGGATTCGATGTAGAGGGCACTGGCGTCGCTCTCGAGGACGTGTACCATCGCCTCGACGGCCAACTGATAGACTCCGTCGGGGTCGTGGCAGGATTCGAACTCGAGGGCGACGTCGTGCATCGCGTCGACGCGGCCGAACCGGTTTTCGGCGTCGTCGGCCAGTACGTCGATGACGCGTGTACAGAGCGTCTGGAGCGCGGCAGTGTCGGTGCCAGCTGTCTTTCGAGCGTCCGAATCGGTCACCGCGGGCACGTACGCAGAAACACCCGCGTCGATTGCCGTAGCGGCGAACGCTTCGGAGCCGTCGCTCGCGTACAGAATGACCGGCGTTTCCGGGTACGTTCGCCGAACGGTTCGAGTAAACGAGAGGCTGTCCGATCGGGAGAGTGGCGACGCGACCACAACGCAATCGACCCGTTGGTCACCGAGGGTCGAGATGGCGTCTGCGGCGGTTTCGACGGCCGTCACTTCGAGCCCAGGGCACGACGACTCGAGGGCCTCGACGGTGCGAGGTGAGCGGTCGGTGGGGTCGACATACAGGAGCGTCCCGTTGGCCGTCGACCGCCGCGCTCCGGAGTCGGGCATGTCGTCTATTTCTACCTCCGTGGCAACTGGTATAAGCGGTTCGGCCATTGGTCTCGTGAAGGATCCGTCCGCGTTCGCATATCGATGGACGATCGGGCCAATGTGCGAAATTCGAAATTCTATTTCGAGATTCGCATCATTTCGTGGCGTTTATTACGATGTACACACTCCGGACGCACAACGAATGAGCACCGACGACGACACCGGGGACGATGGGCGCACTATTTTGTTGATCGGCAGCGGGCCGATACAGATCGGCCAGGCCGCCGAATTCGACTATTCGGGTGCACAGGCCTGCAGAGCCCTCCAGGAGGAAGGAGCGCGCGTCGTGCTGGTCAACTCGAACCCGGCGACGATCATGACCGACCCGGAGATGGCGGATCGGGTGTACATCGAACCGATCACGACCGAAGCCATCGCCGAGATCATTCGCACGGAGCGTCCCGACGGCGTCATCGCCGGCCTCGGCGGCCAGACCGGCCTCAACGTCACCGCCGAACTCGCCGAGGAAGGAGTCCTCGAGGAGTACGACGTCGACATCATGGGCACGCCGCTCGACACGATCTACGCGACGGAGGATCGCGACCTCTTCCGCCAGCGCATGGAGAAGATTGGCCAGCCCGTCCCTCGATCGACGACCATCTCGCTCGACGCTGGTGAGTCGGTGAGCGACCTGAACGAGTCCCACCTCGAGGAGCGCGTCCACGACGCCGTCGAGAGCGTCGGCGGCCTCCCGGTCATCGCTCGGACGACCTACACGCTCGGTGGCTCCGGATCGGGCGTCGTCGAGGAGATGGACGAACTGCTCGCTCGCGTACGCAAAGGACTTCGTCTCTCGCGGAACAACGAGGTGCTCGTCACCGAATCGATCGCCGGCTGGGTCGAACTCGAGTACGAGGTGATGCGCGACGCCGACGACTCCTGTATCATCATCTGCAACATGGAGAACATCGACCCGATGGGAATCCACACCGGCGAGTCGACGGTCGTCACGCCCTCGCAGGTAATCCCCGACGACGGCCACCAGGAGATGCGCACCGCCGCACTGGACGTCATCCGCGAACTCGGGATCCAGGGCGGGTGTAACATCCAGTTCGCCTGGCGCGACGATGGCACGCCCGGCGGCGAGTATCGGGTCGTCGAGGTGAATCCCCGCGTCTCTCGCTCCTCGGCGCTCGCGTCGAAGGCGACCGGCTACCCCATCGCCCGCGTCACCGCGAAGGTCGCTCTCGGCAAGCGCCTCCACGAGATCGAAAACGAGATCACCGGCCAGACGACCGCGGCGTTCGAGCCGGCAATCGACTACGTCGTGACGAAGGTGCCCCGGTGGCCCAAGGACAAGTTCGACGACGTCGACTTCACGCTCGGCACGGCCATGAAGTCGACCGGCGAGGCGATGGCCATCGGCCGCACGTTCGAGGAGAGTCTGTTGAAAGCGCTTCGCTCGAGCGAGTACGACCCCGCCGTCGACTGGGCCGACGTCTCCGACGGCGAAC of the Natronosalvus vescus genome contains:
- a CDS encoding succinylglutamate desuccinylase/aspartoacylase family protein, which gives rise to MKIGSVQCESGTRTTGYLEVTTLPTGGAERLPVVVARGEGDGPTLWITGGIHGNEMTGVAAVQDVLTNGVPDGLRGTVVCVPMCNPSGIRRLERTSSYHDDDPNRFFPAADAADTTGKRVQELIDERLYEEIVDSADALLDLHTAQVGSVPFVIRDRVLYGTHRDEAAARDLAGRLDGLARATELPLVNEYPAEEYADRNLHRSTAGAVLNEAGIPALTLELGGHDAIEEGSRAAGVAAVYRAMRHLEMLPSVPESIAGADPGFESPVSFPVRRFVGPRAESVGICRPQIETGTAFEAEEAVADVVSPHGDCVETLSAPHDGYVLGWRSPVTYENDPVSSLAIRDEGDLVTPRS
- a CDS encoding PAS domain S-box protein, giving the protein MPDSGARRSTANGTLLYVDPTDRSPRTVEALESSCPGLEVTAVETAADAISTLGDQRVDCVVVASPLSRSDSLSFTRTVRRTYPETPVILYASDGSEAFAATAIDAGVSAYVPAVTDSDARKTAGTDTAALQTLCTRVIDVLADDAENRFGRVDAMHDVALEFESCHDPDGVYQLAVEAMVHVLESDASALYIESDGQLRPAAVAGEIVSELSKSFEVSEGVVGSTYRSGESSIVHHVDTGAEAKPVDERIRSGVSVPVGSFGVLQAAATDPASFTERDRTLAELLAAHVTAAISRIRSEKAVRRERDRFAALFENVPDAVAFLGTAGSDTIVDVNPAFERLFGYDRSEVIGDKLDEHVLPDGIEAVDVYDTVGVGEVISAEVTRQTANGPREFFARGFAVELDDTVYEYAIYTDITEQKRWETELEQYRTLVETVGDPMYILDTDGTIEVANDAMIDAVGTTREAVIGAHPLEFMPQEAVARGQQILYEIIDDDERTWGTFELTFTSTDGEEHVAEANIAPIADEEGTLIKSVGVIRDIGDRKEREQRIRALHDGTRRLMAAANADEVARVGCDIADEILDYQLNGIHRYDPEVDGLVPVAVSEGVRELFGEPPIIERNGGLAWDAYEAGQPIAHGDVRYQNGVQNPETPIRSEAHLPLGEYGLLLVASVDRNDFDEESLALANILAANVEAAIERAERESELDARRQELERQNERLEEFAGTVSHDLRNPLTLATGHLDLIADRATDDMGITDSLEEIEWALERMDELIDDVLALARSGRNLTDPESLALEDVVRQAGRTVDPDLGIEIEGTLPTVMADENRVLVFFENLFRNAIEHVGEDVTVTVGVTETGFYVADNGPGIPPEERSSVLESGYTTHPEGTGFGLAIVTEVAEAHGWDVMIAESEQGGARFDVEIRPAVAGDPSDQAGAVDDADHARRIDSE